The sequence below is a genomic window from Chelonoidis abingdonii isolate Lonesome George chromosome 6, CheloAbing_2.0, whole genome shotgun sequence.
TTAATATAGTTATAAGAAGCCATTATGCTCATTTAGAAAACCAGATAGATGACACAATAGGAGAATTACCCCAAACACATGCACTCGGCAAGGCTTGAGTAGAATCTGAACTGTAAGGGTCAAAGGGTATCCCTGGTGAATGACAAGGCAAATGCAGGAGTAGAGCATTGACTGGATCTGAGCTGTGTTCATCTGGGTGTCTGACAGAAACAGCAGAAAGACCAGAAAAGCTGAGAGAAGGCAGCAAGGACACCAGACAAGACACAGACAGCATGGCCCAGAGAAAAAGCTAATAGAGCTTTTTGACCCAGTGCTGGCTGAAAGAGACTCAGAGCAGATAACCATCCTCTGCTGTGTTCAGGAAAATaagtctttgtaaataaacagagaTTGCATTGAACAAATAGCTGATTCCATCATCCAGGTTTCCTCCTCACAGAAACAACCCAAGGGATCACAACTTTTGGCTGTTTGGAAGGTGCTTATTGTTATGTCTAAGGCATCATAGATACAATTAACCTGACTGATTCAAATTCATAGAAATCCAGTAGGGAAGCCGAACAATTTCTATAAAAGTTATCACACACCTTAGACAAACTAGTTACATAGTAGCTATGGAACACCAATCAGATGTGAGACTCACTAAGAGAGGAGAATGGTGAACCTTAGTGAACTAAAATACTACAGCACACAAGACAGCAATACTGCAGTTACTCTGAACATGGGAAGGCATTTTacaagagaacaaacaaaagacacCACAAAGAACATTAAAACCAATTAAATAGGATTATGAGAAAATAAATTCTTTGGCtgtattttatttccctttctatTCCACCTAGTTAGACTGCAAATTCCTCAGGAGAGGGACCTGCCCTCTGTGCCTTCAGAGCATCTAGCACACTGTTGGTCACTACATGAATGAGAAAACTGTGACCACAATTAAGCAACTGTCAAATATGAATAATTGAAAAACTTACTGTTTTTGCCCCTGTTGTCTGCCGGAAATAATCCTGAATGCCATCCATATCTTCGGTGGTGATATCAATGAATTCCAGGTGGCCTTTCTTGAAGGAATATTTCTTGAGTAATTCCACTGCATCCTGGCAGTAACGACAGTTTGGCTTTATAAAAACAGCCACTTTATCAGATTTGATTTTGCTCTGCACAAATTTCTGAGCCATGTTTACAGTATTGCTTTCTAAGAAGGAGTCAGGCAGCTCTATCCTTCAAACAGAACAGTAACAACTAAAGCAGCAAGTGCTTGGGGATTTTGTAAGCTGCAAACTGCCTTCCTTATAGGGCCACCACCCTGTAGGAGGAGTTTTTCTTCACTCAGTCTTGGATTTTAAAGAGATAATGCACCAAGCTTTTGGGCACTATTTTAGCAATTCCATGGTTGCAGACAGCTGAATGGTTTTCAAATATGAAGCAATTTGCCCATCAGCTGTTATTTCAGCATCTCTGAGTTGTGATGTGAGAAGATTTATACAAATGGGCTACTTGGCAATGTTGCCTTATTAACTAATACGTAAATAGGGTTAAACCTTCAGCCTTGCCCCTCTCTCCAGACTTGAGTTTGTGTGGTGGCTTGCCTGCTGCTCGTTTCAGCTGCACTGAAGGGTGGATATCACTCTAACACAgtttttctcaacctttttgtgctggtgacccacTTTGGACTTCCCTCCCACTAAGGAAAATTGTGATTCCCTACCTTATGTTCAGGGCTTCACCCCCTCCGTGCGCAGGACTTCAGTCCTGCAGGGTGTGGGGTCtgagcttcagccccac
It includes:
- the GLRX gene encoding glutaredoxin-1, encoding MAQKFVQSKIKSDKVAVFIKPNCRYCQDAVELLKKYSFKKGHLEFIDITTEDMDGIQDYFRQTTGAKTVPRVYIGEDCIGGYSDLAALEEQGKLSQKLKQIGAL